A stretch of the Marinobacter sp. JH2 genome encodes the following:
- a CDS encoding AzlD domain-containing protein, with protein sequence MTIETTPVGVLILIVLMTLVTLITRFGGVFAMSFVKISPRVESFINAMASSVLIAIIVPMAVAGDAGALAALVATAITMLALRKPLPAISVGLVAAALVRYFV encoded by the coding sequence ATGACCATTGAAACGACACCGGTCGGCGTTCTGATTCTGATTGTGCTCATGACGTTGGTGACGTTGATCACCCGCTTCGGCGGTGTGTTCGCGATGTCGTTCGTGAAAATCAGCCCGCGGGTTGAAAGCTTCATCAACGCCATGGCGAGCTCCGTGTTGATTGCGATTATCGTGCCGATGGCCGTGGCCGGTGATGCAGGTGCTTTGGCGGCACTAGTGGCGACGGCCATCACCATGCTGGCGCTTCGTAAGCCGCTGCCTGCAATATCGGTGGGCTTGGTCGCAGCGGCCTTGGTACGTTACTTCGTTTAG
- a CDS encoding AzlC family ABC transporter permease: MSAHTYSYQFQPHKVRAEFFRLLPISLFVVAFGAAFGLAATQTGLSPLQSILMSFTVFAGASQFGALDLWGTEVSVIPMMVVVFAINARHLLMGASLYPMLKDVSPARRYGLLLFLTDANWAISAQDYQNGRRNLEVILGGGVVLWLAWVLGTAFGAYFSGLLQNPKAFGLDMVLGCFLLSMVLGGKATPRVVVVWLVAGVTSLAAWKWLPANMHVVVGALAGGAVGLLWLEPRAADMSEQEGAGHDH; this comes from the coding sequence ATGTCTGCTCATACTTATTCTTACCAATTTCAACCGCACAAGGTGCGCGCTGAATTCTTTCGGTTGCTGCCGATATCCCTGTTCGTTGTCGCCTTTGGTGCCGCGTTTGGATTAGCGGCGACCCAAACTGGCCTGTCTCCGCTTCAGTCCATTTTGATGAGCTTCACGGTGTTTGCCGGGGCTTCCCAATTTGGGGCATTGGATTTATGGGGAACCGAAGTCTCCGTGATTCCCATGATGGTTGTGGTGTTTGCCATAAACGCTCGCCACCTGCTGATGGGGGCCTCGCTTTATCCTATGTTGAAGGATGTCTCGCCGGCGCGCAGGTATGGTTTGTTGTTGTTCCTGACCGATGCCAATTGGGCGATTTCAGCGCAGGATTACCAGAACGGCCGGCGTAATCTGGAGGTAATTCTCGGCGGTGGCGTGGTGTTGTGGCTGGCGTGGGTGTTGGGTACAGCTTTCGGCGCTTACTTCAGCGGATTGTTGCAGAATCCGAAAGCCTTTGGCTTGGACATGGTGCTTGGTTGCTTCCTGTTGTCGATGGTTTTGGGCGGCAAGGCCACACCAAGAGTTGTGGTGGTTTGGCTGGTGGCGGGAGTGACGTCTCTTGCGGCCTGGAAGTGGCTGCCGGCCAATATGCATGTGGTGGTTGGCGCTTTGGCTGGCGGAGCGGTAGGGCTGCTCTGGCTGGAACCACGCGCTGCTGACATGTCAGAGCAAGAAGGAGCCGGGCATGACCATTGA